CAAATCCAAAAAGAGATTGGTATATTTGGAAACCACCCAAAtacgatgaagaaggcaacAGACGCCCACCCAACAATTGGGCATCTTACTTCTCTGGTTCTGCTTGGGAGTACGATGAGCGCACAGATGAGTACTACTTGAGACTTTTTGCCAGTTCCCAGCCAGACCTAAATTGGGAAAATGAAGAGACCAGAAATGCCATCTACGAATCTGCAGTGAAGTTTTGGTTGGACAAAGGCGTAGATGGGTTCAGAATCGACACTGCTGGTTTATACTCTAAGGTTCAAACTTTTCCAGATACTCCGATCATCTTTCCAGAGGAAGAATTTCAATCGAGTAAGTTGTACAGTCAGAATGGTCCCCGTATTCATGAGTTTCACAAGGAAATGTACTCAAAGGTCACAAGTAAATATGATGCAATGACAGTTGGCGAAGTTGGTCATTGTTCTCGCGAAGACGCCTTGAAGTACGTAAGTGCTAAAGAGCATGAAATGAACATGAtgtttcttttcaataaaGTGTGGGTCGGATGTGACAGAAACGATCGTTGGAAATTTGATGGTTGGAAATTGACCGATTTTAAGAAGGCCGTTGAAATAGATTGTGATTTCATTGCTGGGACAGATGCTTGGTCAACCgttttcattgaaaatCATGACCTTCCCAGATGTGTTACTAGATTTGGAGACAAAAAACATCGTTCCCAAGCTGCTAAGTTACTCTCAATTTTAGGTACTACATTGACTGGTACACTCTTTATCTATCAGGGCCAAGAAATTGCCATGGAAAACTTGCCAAGAGATTGGTCAATTGATGAATATAAAGACATCAATACAATCAACAGATACAAGGAGTTCAAGGATAAATATGGAAATGATCCTGATTTCAAGGAAAAAGAggaaaagttgatggaTATAATTAATCTATTGGCTAGAGATAATAGCAGATCCCCAGTTCAATGGGATGCATCTCCAAACGCTGGATTTACCACAGGAATTCCATGGACAAGAGTCAATGAGAACTATACCACAATCAACGTTGAAAGTCAAATTAGAGATCCAAATTCTGTTTTaaacttctacaagaagTCTATTCAAATTAGAAAAAGTTATCAAGACTTGCTCATTTTTGGAGATATGAAGATCTTAGATtatgaaaatcaaaagaCCTTTACCTACCTAAAGTTGAACGAGAATGCTTTATCGCCAAAAGCTTATATTGTCTTGAATTTCtccaatgaagaagtcaactttgaaaagttgattaaTGGTGATTTTGAACTAGTTCTCAGTAATGTAGATGTTATCAATGAACAGAAATTGTCTCCATTTGAAGCACGTCTTTACATTGTTGATTAATTTAAGATAACCCTTAGTATAAGAACTTT
This window of the Scheffersomyces stipitis CBS 6054 chromosome 6, complete sequence genome carries:
- the AGL1 gene encoding alpha-glucosidase maltase (alpha-glucosidase maltase (MAL2) [EC:3.2.1.20] [KO:K01187]~go_function alpha-amylase activity~go_process carbohydrate metabolism) — its product is MTITRNWWKTSTVYQIWPASYKDSNGDGIGDIKGIISTLDYLRDLGVDVIWCSPMYDSPQDDMGYDVRDYEKVYPKYGTNDDMQLLIDECHSRGMKLILDLVINHTSSEHVWFKESRSSKTNPKRDWYIWKPPKYDEEGNRRPPNNWASYFSGSAWEYDERTDEYYLRLFASSQPDLNWENEETRNAIYESAVKFWLDKGVDGFRIDTAGLYSKVQTFPDTPIIFPEEEFQSSKLYSQNGPRIHEFHKEMYSKVTSKYDAMTVGEVGHCSREDALKYVSAKEHEMNMMFLFNKVWVGCDRNDRWKFDGWKLTDFKKAVEIDCDFIAGTDAWSTVFIENHDLPRCVTRFGDKKHRSQAAKLLSILGTTLTGTLFIYQGQEIAMENLPRDWSIDEYKDINTINRYKEFKDKYGNDPDFKEKEEKLMDIINLLARDNSRSPVQWDASPNAGFTTGIPWTRVNENYTTINVESQIRDPNSVLNFYKKSIQIRKSYQDLLIFGDMKILDYENQKTFTYLKLNENALSPKAYIVLNFSNEEVNFEKLINGDFELVLSNVDVINEQKLSPFEARLYIVD